Below is a genomic region from Lampris incognitus isolate fLamInc1 chromosome 2, fLamInc1.hap2, whole genome shotgun sequence.
atcgtgcgcgtcatgttactatttatgacgtgtgttggtcgcgtaatttccttcgcgaagttcattgctctgtccttgaaacacactagcgttctccggtgcagagtaatagtctaaacttgattttttattatttccaacatgtctgggtacagccgccgtttcagacgcaccatgactaccaccgagcgttgcagtatttacaggcgtgggcagcggcgattttaaattatctgaaaaatagtattaaagttgttaaaatgttaaatttagtgtcagtcgtttcttaacaggcaTACGaagatatgcaatgcattaatatctcaattgggtatttatcttgacagaatatatcgTTCTAGTCGTTTTTAAattccggttgttgtttgggactgtttcaatcgtcattttcagttttttttttctttttttctttttttttacacttcacgttttataggcattGTTACGTTTGTGAGATTAGCAATAGGTGTTTTCCGTTTTGCTTTTCggataatattttcactttttcaattttgctattcaagtttgaccatgtctctgaagtttaaattgtttaaaaatagtattatagttgttaaaatgttaattttggtgtcagtcctaacatacatactaacatatgcaattcattaatatctcaattgggtatttatcttgacagaatatagagtttaaaaaccggtggtcattttgaccgcccatggtcgttttaggtaggagtgaaatcccggtcgttcaatTTTGGGAACACGTTAAAAATCTTGTCAAGATGTCATGTTAAAACACTTTATTGCTCCTTTGTATTGCAATGagtatgaggtgtgtgtgtgtgtgtgtgtgtgtgtgtgtgcgcgcgcgcgcgcgtgtgtgtcacTCATTGCTAAGTAGCTGCAGGCGCGTGCCTGTGCGTCCCCGTGCGTGTGTGTTCGTCCTCATGTGCGTGCGTGTTTTGACACGTTGGGGAGGCGGTGGGACTTAGGGGCCTAGATTACATTTGATTGGTCAGGGGGTGGGACTTGAGGGTGGCTTAGGGCTTCTTACGATCAAAGGGCGGTACTTAGGGACGGTGTTTGCGTTTGATTGGTCAGGGGGCGGGGCTTTGGTTATTAATCACTCAAATCCTTTTGATATGCTAATGTTACAGAAGGGGAATACTACTTCTCTCTGGCATTAGCAAAAACAGGACCCTTGTCAAAATtaagttatttttttattttttttcagtgaCATAACAAAGATAATGTCATATCTCAGGATCTGCTGGCCAAAAGGAATTAAAGCATAGTTTTGTGGCATCACATTGGTGACATCACAAAATTGTGAAGAAACTGCTAGCATAAATACTGGCAGTTGAGAGGGTGTGCCCACAACCATTGCACACTGTTAAAACATGTGACCAGAGCAGTGTTCTAACATTCAGCCACTCGTCAAGCTGACATGACTCAACTTGAGGCTAGAAGCCAACCCTTTGCAGGTTTTATATTGAAATTAATTGGAAGAAGCATGTTAGCCATGGCCAGTGTGAGGGGGCTGAAGATTACTATTAGAGGTtattgctctccctgagttttcgttccattttttctccctgttaaatgggatttttagggtgttgttccttatctgatatgacggtctaaggacaggatgttgtattgctgtaaagccccctgaggcaaatttgtaatttgtgatattgggctatacaaataaaattgacttgacttgttatagAGAATTGAAAATATTGTGCTGTGCCATCTTTTCAGTGGTAGTTACAGTATGGTACAGTATTGACAAAATaagcgttttgtttttttgttttttttctgaaggTGGGCTGGCAAAAGGAGGGACCAGTTGTTCATTGAAGGTGGCTTGGGCCACCTCTGGCCAACCCTAGATCCACCCCTGATTGGCCATGCTCTTCACTGAGAACACACGAGCTAGGAGGTTAGACCTGAAAGACATTGTCAGTGACTTTATTGAATTTTATTTTAGGAGGATGAAATTCTTGCACTGagtacattgttgttgtttttttccattaTTGATCATTAGGGTGAGGGTTGGTGTCAGTGGTCATTGATATGATAGTGATTTGTATGTCTTCTCCTAAGGTATTTTGGCAACATTTAACTTTTCAGAAAGACAACTGTGGTTATTTGATTGTGTGACATTTCTGGCTGTGATGGTTTAAGGGTTATTATGATGATAATATGTATTAGAGCAGTAAATTTTGGGCCACTGTGCTGTCAGTGGTCCTGAACATTGTGGGAACCAAGTTTGCTTGGTGGACTTAGTTGTTGTTGTCTACTTCCTGCTGAAATAGTAGGTCTGTGTGATGGAAGAGGAGGATATGTGTGATAGGGTGAGAAAAGAGGCCCAACAGAAATCTTGCACCAAGGCTCATGACACATATGCTACACTAGGGAGAAAACCAGCTGTGTTACATTGTTATAATTTTAGTTAACAGTAAATCCTTAATACCAGTATACACTGTTAACATTTTTGTTGTTTGCTGTGTTAGAATTAAGTAACAAATATCCCAAATGATCTCAAATTTAATTGTCAACTATTATTGCCTTTTGCTCTCTGCACTCAGCTGAGAAAAAGACAATTCTACTAGTTTGACCTGTTGAACACAATACAGTCAGAGTAAATAGAGTTTCTTTCTTACATATTTCATGTTCACACCTGCACTACACAAAATGAATTAAACTGAGAAAAGAAACTTTGCCATGTTCATTTAAGTGCACGTCTAgatttatttttgtctttttattttcctttaccCTCCTTTTGCAAAAACGATCAGTAAAGCCTTACAATCAATACAAACACCAAAATGGAAGCATACTGTAAAAACAGTTTTatcttttacttttcttttttctttctttattttttttcctacagTGGTTTTCAGTGTGACAGAAACTCAATGACCTTTATATGAAGATTGTGACTAAGGTATTTTCACTGCCCTGTTACTGCGGTGCTTGACAATTTGTGGGTGGGTACTTGTTCTCACTTTACAACAAAGGTACCGTTTCAAGTACCTCCTGAAGGTCTGGTCCCGTAGCCCATACACAATAGGACTAACAAACCGCGGCAAGATCTGAATAAAGATATAGCCGGTGAAGCGCATTGTCAGGATGTGTTTGGGGAATAAGTATAGCAGGCTGTTTTCTAACATGGGCTGCACGTAAGTGAGCATGCATAATAGTAACTGAAAACCATGAAGGAGGATCGTGTTTCTGGCTTTCTTAACATCTGTGTTTGCTGCTTTGGCAGCAAACAGAATCCTGAAATATATATTCAACAGAGTGAGCCAAACTAGGACTAGAAAAACTATGTGGGAAGCATCCCTTTTCTCCAGACTGTAGGTGCTCCTGAAAACATAGTCCCTGACACAGAAAACTCTGGAATAGAAGAACTCCAGAGGTTCTGTAGCCAGGAGGATAAAGAGATCTGGTAGGATGGAGACTGTGCTTAACACCCAGATTAATCCAATCACAACATAGGTTCTCTTAACTGTACAGATCTGTCCGTAACGGAGGGGGATGCAGATGGCGATGTAACACTCCACTGCCATACCAGCTAAACTTAGTGGGGTATTCAGGGTAGCAAAGATGGCGACAATGAGTAGGAGGCAACAGAAGGACACATTGATGGTGTATAGGGCATAGCTGATGACATGGAGAAAGCTGGAGAGGGCCAGTTGCATCATATCATTTATTACCAGATGGATGAAGAGTATGTAACGAGGATGGACATTGAAGATCTGGAGGGAAACATAGATGAAAACAAGGGAATGAAAAAAGTCAATACAACTGCATAAACAATGAGGGATGTGTACATTAATGTTTTACATATGGGAACCAAATCAAGTAAATTCAGTTTATTAGTTAGTGGTTCAGTGGATCTTAACCATTTGGTTCTCTACTCGTTAGCCTAATTTAGCTCCTTGATAGAATTTCCCACATCACCCTCTGTAAAGACGAGGAATGCATGTGATTCCATTGTTTATTTGCTGGTGTTATTAATTTTCTTCCCTCTTTGCCAATCCTataaaataggatgggttaaatgcaaaaaacacatttcattgtaacctgtataatgacaaaataaaggggctttctttcttctttcttttatcGCTTCCTTTTGTTGCACATAAACAGAAAAGACACTTGCCAGACCTGGTGTTTGTTGAAGGTGTGGACCAGGGTACCATTGATGTAGTTGATGCAAATGCAAAGAGCCACAACAATCACATTCTTGGTCACAGCTGTAGTGAGTGTGTCCCGATAAGTCACAGCCAAGGAACCATTACCATCCACAGATGAAAAATTCATGTCTTATATGGCAGGATCTTTTTTGATATGCTGGGCAGCTGTAAAATAACAATTAGTGCTGATAAAGGAGTACCAAGAAGGCTGCAAAAGACTGAAAGTGGTACTTTGTGCTCAGAGAACTGAAAACTTCAACATGTTAAGAGAGTAGAGTTCTGTGTTGCAAATTAAGAGTTATGTTCCCCCAAGAATTGGATTATGTTtctcaaattaaagaaaataaattaCAATTACTTCTTGCTTATATTTATGTTTAATGAATTATGTGTGAATCCACTAAGATCTAGCAATATAACCAATCTCTGGTTAAAGTTTAATTCACCCAACATTTTCTGTAAGACCTTACTTGTCTTACTAGAGATAGCAAAAACTATGTCATTGAAAATTTTAAGGACTTTGTTATACCAGAATACTGATAAACCAGATATAGCAGGATAGTATtattactaatgataataatgataactgattatttagtagttttcTAAAGCAAATATTTACAATGTGCTTCACAATTGTACCAATTTCCTACTAACTGGTTGATAACACCTAGGTAAATGGAGCTACAATATAGTGGTAATATAGCACAATTCAGTGGTATGTGATTAACACTTGAATGATGCACCACACACACTATGCTGATTGTTCAAACTGTAATGCCATTTGTATCCAATATGAAAAAAGCAGATGAGCAATTCTTGTAGGTGATACATGCAAACCGAACAAAGTAACCTATAAGTTGACTATCCCTATTACTAGGTCAAATGCTGTCCAATATAGATATTACAATGTACTTAGCGTAGATCATACTTACCTCACAGTAACAGTAACACCAATCTGAGTGTCATATTTATGGGATGAGTTTATATAGGCTGTTATGAGTCCTGAGTTGTGGTatagacaagtgtgtgtgtgtgtgtgtgtgtgtgtgtgtgtgtgtgtgtgtgtgtgtgcgtgcgtgcgtgcgtgcgtgcgtgcgtgcgtgggtgttTTACACCTTGAAATTTCTTTGTAGTCAAGTGTGGGGGTGTTTACTGTCTTCTCAGCTGTTTCTACCCATACGTCGAGGAAATCTATTTAGTGCTTTCTTTAGAAAAAAAACTAATGAACCACTACTTGACCAATAGCATCCCatagtctgtgttgtgtttttagaTTATGCTCTTTTTCTGATTCATGCTGACATTGGATTCATGTATGTATTCATACATTCATACATGCATCCATTCATAATGTATTAATTCATTTTCTGATTCAATAACACATTAGGGGGCTCTCATGCTTGACCAGTGCTACATTGACAGACAGGATAATCATTAGTCACTCATGTCATATGGGTAGACCGCCCAGTCGCCCACTAAAAGTGCCCACTGGTGAGATTATTTGAGATTTGTGACATCACTATTTGTAGCAGTACAATGAGTCAAGTCTGTACATTCAATATGCATTTTACAGGGTGTAGCATTCAGTACACACACATCTTGTTGAGTATTTGGAGCTTGCCCACCAAATCGCAACACTCTTGGGTCATTCTTGCACCCTGATCTCACAGAAGTTTCCCACATCTTCATAAATAGAGTTGGACTATTTTGGAAAATTTGACAAGTTTGTTGTTTGTTATTGAAAGAAATTGGAAGGTATTTCATGTCAAAAGACAATTTCCATATTACGTTtaatatgtgttttgtgttttatgtTGGGGCAACTGAGTTTTCAGACTGCAGATGACCAACGTAATATGTCTTACCGAGCACAAGGGAATAATGCCAGAAGAGTCTGATTTTATAGAAAAAGACAAACACGAGAACAATCAGCAAAGGGAATGTGTGCTGACCTCTCAACCTTTTCAGTCATAGCTTTAAATGAAATGCTTAGACAGTTCTATGCTGCTGTAGCATTAACAAAGGAGGAGGACTACTGTGGAACAAGTTTTGTAGTATTGCAGTATGCAGCAGTAGAACAAGACTAGTCAGTACATTCAGTACATACCATTCAGTACATATCATTCAGCATATACCATTTGAAACTCAGAAAAAATCAAAATCTACAATTTTCATTTAAAAATTATTTGTCTCTTCAATTTCCCCACCACTACCTTTCAGTATACACAGTTGTATTGTAGCTAGTACTGAGTCCAAActtttttacagtctgatttctAATTTGGTGAGCAGGCTGTTTCAAGTCAGTAATCAATCGCACCCTTAGTCTATCACTGTTGAGACAAGTAGGTGGACTGTAATATCTTAAAGAAATACTGCAGTCACATGATATTTACCTCTTCCGCTGAACTGGAACTCATGGGAATGTGTTGTTATAGTATGACGATTATGCCATGCAGCTGCAGTGCATGTGCTCTGACCAACAACTGCTAAATTAGGGACAGACTTCATCTTCAATGACAAGTAGACCAAATCGGAAACAGACCTGACATCCAGGCCCAGCTGATAATTACCTCAACTCCACCTGTTTTAATTCTAATTAACTCCATATATCATGAATCCCCAGAAATGCAGCATGGATAATTTGGCACAGAAACTCAGAAATACAATTTCACCATGTGACTACAGTATATCTTTAACTAGCAATAGCTGTATGTGCAAGTGCAGATGCAAGGTAAGAGGGTATTGTAATCATAAAGCAAGGCATAGCTGTAAGTGTTGATTCCAGGATGCGGGGATGCACTGTTGCACTTTGTTGATTTGTCATGGGCAGTACTCAAAGACTCATCTGTGGGGGTAAGGTGCCTAATTGACTAGTCCAATGAAATGCCTGAACACATATAGGTTTAATGCTCTAATAGCTAGGTAGGTAATTTAGTAGGTGATGTTGCCTGCGAAGATTTGCTTTCCTGTATGGTAACCTCTAACAGGTCAGTTTTTGAATCATGATATTGTTTAATATATCGGCTTTTTGTCCGAGTTGGTCTTCATTGTGAATGTTTACTCTATGTTCCTTGCTCATTTTGTGAATAAGATTAGGGATGTCATGTTAAACATCTCCCCCTCATCTACCCCCTTGAACATATCTCCATCTTGCCCCATCTCTTTTTGATTCTTTTTTGCTGATCTCTTTCATTGACCTCACTGATATGGTGAGCAATATGACACCTTCCTCAAGTCCCCTAGATATTTCACTATAATCCTTGCTTAAGAATGCCCTTTGGTCTATTGGTAATTGTGTGATTTCAATTTTAAATGTTTCACTTAAATAAGGTAGGGTCCCTATTTATTTTAAACATGCTGTTGTTCTACTGCTGCTTGATCTCAGTGCAGCTTTAGATACTTTTGACCACCACATATTGATTGATAAGCTCAGACAGTGGGCGGGCATCTCTGAGAGTGCCCTGGAGTGGTTCTCGTCTTACCTGTTGGATAGGAATTTTTCTGTGTCTGTAGGTAAATTTGTGTCTGCTGCATGTGCCCTGTACTGTGGTGTGCCCCAAGGCTTGGTCCTGGgtccatttctttcttctttttttttgttttttgccatatatacagtgcatccggaaagtattcacaccccttcactttcccgacattttgttatgttacagccttattccaaaatggattaattccatttttttctcatcaatctacacacaataccccatcatgaaaaagtgaaaaaggttttgtagaaatttttgcaaatttattaaaaataaaaaactgaaatattggatgtacataagtattcacaccctatgctatgacactcaaaattgagctcaggttcatcctgtttccactgatcatccttgagatgtttctacatcttgattggagtccacccgtagtaaattcaattgatcggacatgatttggaaaggcacacacctatctatataaggtcccactgttgacagtggatgtcagagcagaaaccaagccgtgaagtcaaaggaattgtttgtggacctccgagacaggattgtatcgaggcacagatctggggaagggtacaaaacaatttctacagctttgaaagtcccaaagagcacagtggtctccaacattcataaatggaagaagttttgatccgccaggactcttcctagagctggccgcccagccaaactgagcaattagGGGAgaggggccttggtcagggaggtgacaaagaacccgatggtcactctgacagagctccagcattcctctgtggagatgggagaaccttccagaaggacaaccatctctgcagcactccaccaatcaggcctttatggtagagtggccggacggaagcctctgctcagtaaaaggcacatgacagcccgcttggagtttgccagaaagcacctaaagtactctcagaccatgagaaacaagattttctggtctgatggaaccaagattgaactctttggcctgaatgccaaacatcacgtctggaggaaaccagg
It encodes:
- the LOC130131297 gene encoding odorant receptor 131-2-like; the encoded protein is MNFSSVDGNGSLAVTYRDTLTTAVTKNVIVVALCICINYINGTLVHTFNKHQIFNVHPRYILFIHLVINDMMQLALSSFLHVISYALYTINVSFCCLLLIVAIFATLNTPLSLAGMAVECYIAICIPLRYGQICTVKRTYVVIGLIWVLSTVSILPDLFILLATEPLEFFYSRVFCVRDYVFRSTYSLEKRDASHIVFLVLVWLTLLNIYFRILFAAKAANTDVKKARNTILLHGFQLLLCMLTYVQPMLENSLLYLFPKHILTMRFTGYIFIQILPRFVSPIVYGLRDQTFRRYLKRYLCCKVRTSTHPQIVKHRSNRAVKIP